The following coding sequences lie in one Periophthalmus magnuspinnatus isolate fPerMag1 chromosome 24, fPerMag1.2.pri, whole genome shotgun sequence genomic window:
- the lft1 gene encoding lefty1, with product MNMDLLRVCFLCVVLLGVTTAFTHEDMKNALLDKLGLDEVPRIQKRDLENLVIPAHIKNKYMSMLKKHHSRKRRSLPSLAGILKGIPGNADISGEYVYSDTTRHRMVFDMEARIPENSEVTMAELKLYQRASFHTRFTVERKHRPVNNARVSVYWVEVLPNGSNRTSLVDSRLIPIHETGWKSFDVTQAVHYWSKTQQKTPMHLEVWIEGERPGSYAAEVAKSVRFTTQEQTDNTLGKPELILYTLNLEEYGSRGDCDVIQNKDTCCREQYFVNFRALTWTQYWIIEPAGYQAFRCSGGCKQPKRNYGYGERRCTVSESAPLPIMYLVKKGDYTEIEVAEFPNMIVERCACTMDHVSIV from the exons ATGAACATGGATTTGCTCCGAGTTTGCTTTCTGTGCGTCGTGCTTCTCGGAGTGACCACGGCTTTTACGCATGAGGATATGAAGAATGCACTGCTGGACAAATTAGGATTGGATGAAGTTCCTAGAATTCAAAAGAGGGATTTGGAGAACCTTGTCATCCCAGcgcatattaaaaataaatacatgtctaTGCTGAAGAAACACCACAGTAGGAAAAGGAGATCTTTGCCCAGTTTGGCGGGCATCCTGAAGGGCATCCCTGGCAATGCTG ATATCTCTGGGGAGTACGTGTATTCTGACACAACAAGGCATCGCATGGTGTTTGACATGGAAGCCAGAATTCCCGAGAACAGTGAAGTTACGATGGCAGAACTCAAATTGTACCAGCGCGCCTCTTTTCACACGCGCTTCACGGTGGAGCGGAAACACCGCCCAGTCAATAACGCACGAGTCAGCGTCTACTGGGTGGAAGTGCTTCCCAATGGCTCCAACCGCACTTCTCTGGTCGACTCTCG ATTGATACCCATTCACGAAACCGGATGGAAGAGCTTTGATGTGACACAAGCCGTGCACTATTGGTCCAAAACGCAGCAAAAGACACCTATGCACCTGGAGGTGTGGATCGAGGGCGAGAGACCTGGCAGCTACGCGGCAGAGGTAGCCAAGAGTGTGCGCTTTACCACCCAAGAGCAGACCGACAACACCTTGGGGAAGCCTGAGCTCATTCTCTACACACTGAACTTGGAAGAGTACGG TTCCCGTGGAGACTGTGATGTCATCCAGAACAAAGACACCTGCTGCAGAGAACAGTACTTTGTCAACTTCCGAGCTCTGACTTGGACCCAGTACTGGATCATTGAGCCTGCAGGATACCAGGCCTTCAGGTGCAGTGGGGGGTGTAAACAACCCAAACGTAACTATGGCTATGGAGAGAGGCGCTGCACCGTGTCTGAGAGTGCACCCCTGCCCATCATGTACCTGGTGAAGAAGGGCGACTACACCGAGATTGAAGTGGCAGAGTTCCCCAACATGATTGTAGAGAGGTGTGCGTGTACAATGGACCATGTGTCAATAGTATGA